The genomic interval CCTCAGTCGTGCGCTAACACTCCCTGCTCGGCAAGCGAGCGGGATGAGGTTGGGCGGCTTACACGCCCCGACCCGGACAGACGCACCAACCGAACCTGCGGTTGGGTTTTGTGAGTCCGGTAATTCGATTCGTCACCGTCGAGCTTCGCCTTCTCGCGCCACGCGATGTTCACTGAGGCATTCCGGTCGGCGTGGTCTTGCGCTACATCACACTCGTTGTTCGTACACCGAAACCGCCGTCCCTGCCGACTGCCACGTTCACCACAGCACGAACACGTCTTCGAGTTGTAGTACGCGTCTACCGTATCCGTAGGAATCTCTCGCCACGTCGCCTTGTACGAGACAAACTTCTCGAACTTGTGGAACGGCAGTTTGTGCAACCGGCGGTTCATATATGTTCCGTACTTGATTTCGTCGCGGATACCGCTCATATCCTCGAACACGATAACCGGATTCGAGAACTGCTCTGCGAGCTCCACGACAGCACGGGAAAGCCGATGCAACACCCACTCGGTGAACCGCTCCTCCTTGTCACCGAGTTTCCGATGAATACTTGTCTTGCCGTGTTCCTGACAGCGTTTCGTGATCGTGTGGTAGCGTTGGCGTTCCTGCTTAACCCATCCGTAGTCGAGGACGAGTGTTCCCTTCGTCCGCATCGTCTCGCGGTCGAAGGCGGTGAGTGCGACGTTGCGCTCGTTGATGTCCACACCGACTACCGTATCGGCGGTATCGGGTTCGGGCACGTCGAACACGCGTGTAACCGTGACGTGTAAGTAATACACGCCATCGCGGTACAGGAGTTCGGCCTGCCCAACATCCACCTCGTCCGACGTGAGGGCGTCTCGCAGTTCGTCCATTGCGTCCGGTTCGCCGCGCAGGTGTCCGTTCACGTTCTTGTAGGGTTTCGGGCTGATGCGGAACTGGACGCGGTTCGTGTCGTCGTCCACGGTGAGGCGGTAGCCTTCCGTGTGCGCCATCACAAGTGGATACGCACCAGATTTGTCCGTACTCGGCGGAGTCGGCTTCCCTCCGTCAGGGTCGTCTTGGTTCTCCCACCAGTCTTTGAGTGATTGGTAGGAGTCCCATGTTTGGAGGGCTTTGCCGACGACCGCGCACTTGTTGTTCCGTAGGAAGTCGTTGCGGTCAACCCCTTTCTGTATCTCGGTGCGATTGTACCCTTGTTGTTTGAGGCGGATGGTTTGGTTGAAGATCTCGCGTGAGGCGAGGCGGGCGTTGTGAAGCCACGATCGTTCACCAGACGCTATGTGGAGGCGCGTCCGGATCGTCTTCGTGGCTTCTTCACCCATGCTTTGACAATCGTTCTAACTCATCATAAATATAGGGATTAGAGATAGAGGAGTACCGCAGTCATGCACATTCGGTTAGTTCCTGTAAGTATCATTTTGTCTGGTGTCACAAGTACCGTCACCCGGTTCTCAACGTGGTTGAAGACGATGTGCGAGAGTTGTTTGGTGAGACTTCCGACCACTTCGGGCACAAAATTCTGGCGTTGGAGATTGCAGACGACCACGTACACCTGTTCGTCTAGTGCGACCCAAAACACAGTCCAGCCGACCTCGCTCGGCAGTTCAAGTCGTACTCGGGTAAGCACTTGCTGGAGCGGTATCCCGAGATTCGGGAGTCGTATTTCTGGGGTGGCGGATTCTGGAAGGTTGGGTACTACGTGGGAACGACAGGTGCGGTGTCGGAGGAAGTGGTTGAGCGGTATATCGAAGAGACGGAACACGCGCCGGAGTGACGCGCCCCACCCCCGCCCACGATGGGGCAGGGAACTCGCGCTGCTTTTCGTTTAGAATTCCTATCGCCACCTCTACAACCCGAGATCTCGATATCGATTCGCGAAGTCTCTAACTCACTGGCCGCCTAGTTGTTTGCGGTATCTACGGTATTAATCATACTAACGTTACTACCACTATTACCAATATGAGTGTTCACACCTATATACCGAACACATAAACAAGTGATATTATTGGCCAGGAGAGAACGCTGAGATTACTCCTCAGTGTCCATACCAAGTTCGCCACGGATGAGATTGGGATTGTCTAAGATGACCCGGAAGCAGGCCATGTAGAAGTCCCAGTTCTTGTTGAGTTCCGTGTCGTG from Halobellus litoreus carries:
- a CDS encoding transposase, with the protein product MGEEATKTIRTRLHIASGERSWLHNARLASREIFNQTIRLKQQGYNRTEIQKGVDRNDFLRNNKCAVVGKALQTWDSYQSLKDWWENQDDPDGGKPTPPSTDKSGAYPLVMAHTEGYRLTVDDDTNRVQFRISPKPYKNVNGHLRGEPDAMDELRDALTSDEVDVGQAELLYRDGVYYLHVTVTRVFDVPEPDTADTVVGVDINERNVALTAFDRETMRTKGTLVLDYGWVKQERQRYHTITKRCQEHGKTSIHRKLGDKEERFTEWVLHRLSRAVVELAEQFSNPVIVFEDMSGIRDEIKYGTYMNRRLHKLPFHKFEKFVSYKATWREIPTDTVDAYYNSKTCSCCGERGSRQGRRFRCTNNECDVAQDHADRNASVNIAWREKAKLDGDESNYRTHKTQPQVRLVRLSGSGRVSRPTSSRSLAEQGVLAHD